A portion of the Methanophagales archaeon genome contains these proteins:
- a CDS encoding LbtU family siderophore porin, which produces MRKVGVLVAVLVFFSSLCFAQTEKGIIDTIAKRIEFSGELETGFKVESIGHKNRSGRVEDSEIQLTTAALAIEAEVTDWINVAVVPIFEVEEFYVDEGHVTLGPTESIPLYLKSGLMYYPFGKREEYTHFPDEPLVNLPFTMYFGEIWDPGAVVGFTKEIPGMGSLTLEGFVVYAKVTDSDNRQVDTYGFNVCYDLERGDYKFEIGASYTNNVLDSTGYKMHRTGLEDYERTDFWTIYTERDIDAIAGYGSIEYGGCYLTAEYMGVVQPIKDEISRSGKLGARPRVWGVEVGTALENYLPLPKPVEVMFRYEGSLDAQEIYDIPRNRYAIGANIGLHEYLTWSLAYAYNDYNEGYGGGDPKDHETNSSLFFTQLGIKF; this is translated from the coding sequence ATGAGGAAAGTAGGTGTTTTAGTAGCAGTTTTGGTGTTTTTTAGCAGTCTTTGTTTTGCTCAAACGGAAAAAGGCATTATTGATACTATTGCGAAGAGAATTGAGTTTAGCGGAGAATTGGAGACAGGTTTTAAAGTAGAAAGTATTGGTCATAAAAATAGAAGTGGTAGAGTAGAAGATTCAGAAATTCAGCTTACTACGGCAGCACTGGCGATAGAGGCAGAGGTGACTGACTGGATAAATGTTGCGGTAGTGCCTATTTTTGAGGTGGAAGAATTTTATGTAGATGAAGGCCATGTTACTCTGGGACCAACAGAGAGCATACCCCTTTATCTCAAAAGTGGCTTGATGTATTATCCATTTGGCAAAAGAGAAGAATATACCCATTTCCCAGATGAGCCGTTAGTCAACCTGCCATTTACTATGTATTTTGGTGAAATTTGGGACCCAGGTGCAGTAGTTGGATTTACCAAAGAAATCCCTGGAATGGGTAGTCTTACCTTAGAAGGCTTTGTGGTTTATGCCAAGGTGACCGATAGCGATAATAGGCAAGTAGATACCTATGGTTTCAACGTCTGTTACGATCTTGAAAGAGGCGATTATAAATTTGAAATAGGCGCCTCCTATACTAATAATGTGCTTGATTCCACAGGTTATAAAATGCATAGAACTGGTCTGGAAGATTATGAACGCACAGATTTTTGGACTATTTATACTGAGCGAGATATAGACGCCATTGCTGGTTATGGAAGTATTGAATATGGTGGGTGTTATCTTACAGCCGAATATATGGGTGTTGTGCAACCTATTAAAGATGAAATCTCTCGTTCAGGAAAACTCGGAGCCCGTCCTAGAGTCTGGGGAGTAGAGGTAGGCACTGCTCTTGAGAATTATTTACCTTTACCCAAACCAGTAGAAGTGATGTTTAGGTATGAAGGCTCTTTAGACGCTCAGGAAATTTATGATATACCCAGGAATAGATATGCAATTGGTGCCAATATCGGCCTTCATGAATATCTCACCTGGTCTTTAGCTTATGCTTACAATGATTATAATGAAGGATATGGCGGAGGAGATCCTAAAGACCATGAAACTAACAGCTCTTTGTTCTTTACTCAACTAGGTATTAAGTTTTAG